The following coding sequences are from one Musa acuminata AAA Group cultivar baxijiao chromosome BXJ2-4, Cavendish_Baxijiao_AAA, whole genome shotgun sequence window:
- the LOC135611169 gene encoding uncharacterized protein LOC135611169, which yields MSMSKGSKMLQYINYRMRVTIQDGRQLVGKFMAFDRHMNLVLGDCEEFRRLPPVKGAAAAAGKKPGEEREDRRTLGLVLLRGEEVVSMTVEGPPPPDESRAKAHAAAALAGPGVGRAAGRGIPTAPLVQAQPGLAGPVRGVGGPAPGMMQPQISRPPVPQLSAPPVSYPQVIRPPPPGQMPGYPGQPPSVGQRPPTGMPVQFAARPGAPPPPFPVPPQMMRVPPPVMRPGMPAPLPPRPGMPPPPGGPVPVFAPPRPGMPPPPPPNQQ from the coding sequence ATGTCGATGTCGAAGGGCTCCAAGATGCTGCAGTACATCAACTACCGGATGCGCGTCACGATCCAGGACGGCCGCCAGCTAGTGGGAAAGTTCATGGCCTTCGACCGCCACATGAACCTCGTCCTCGGCGACTGCGAGGAGTTCCGCAGGCTGCCCCCTGTCAAGGGCGCCGCCGCTGCGGCGGGCAAGAAGCCCGGCGAGGAGCGGGAGGACCGCCGCACTCTCGGCCTCGTCCTCCTTCGCGGTGAGGAGGTTGTGTCAATGACCGTCGAGGGCCCTCCGCCCCCCGACGAGTCCCGCGCTAAGGCCCACGCCGCCGCAGCTCTTGCTGGCCCCGGCGTTGGCCGCGCCGCCGGCCGCGGCATCCCTACCGCGCCTCTCGTCCAGGCCCAGCCCGGGCTCGCCGGGCCCGTGCGTGGCGTCGGCGGGCCCGCACCCGGGATGATGCAGCCACAGATCTCGCGCCCTCCGGTGCCTCAGCTGTCGGCCCCGCCTGTCTCCTATCCTCAAGTCATCCGCCCTCCGCCGCCGGGGCAGATGCCGGGTTACCCAGGCCAGCCCCCGTCGGTCGGCCAACGCCCACCCACAGGTATGCCTGTTCAGTTTGCTGCGAGGCCTGGGGCTCCACCACCGCCATTCCCGGTGCCGCCACAGATGATGAGGGTCCCTCCGCCGGTGATGCGGCCTGGTATGCCTGCCCCACTGCCGCCAAGGCCAGGGATGCCACCACCGCCAGGTGGGCCGGTGCCTGTGTTTGCTCCACCAAGACCTGGAATGCCACCACCACCTCCGCCAAATCAACAGTGA
- the LOC103982493 gene encoding uncharacterized protein LOC103982493 gives MPPILSSPKAIARLLSGRNRSLDLNARLGFVRRYLDTRRRWERFAQSRCLASFARYGNPCAGQLFRSAKDLVPSVGNLHRYDQGRWFLGCGDGEEGSLLSKIYEERRVMGYSPEQLFSVVEAVDLYEDFVPWCQRSTIIKRNSDGSFDAELEIGFKFLVESYVSHVEMEKPKYLKTTASQSGLFDHLINIWEFNPGPVPGTCDLYFLVDFKFQSPLYRQVASMFFKEVVSRLVTSFSDRCHRIYGPAIRVLETPYGQTTKPGQSS, from the exons ATGCCGCCGATTCTATCGTCTCCTAAGGCGATTGCTAGGCTTCTATCAGGAAGAAATCGATCTCTGGATCTCAATGCTCgacttggatttgtgagaaggtaCCTTGATACCCGGAGGAGGTGGGAGAGATTTGCTCAGAGTCGATGTTTGGCCAGCTTTGCTCGCTATGGAAACCCTTGCGCTGGGCAATTGTTTCGTTCTGCAAAAGACCTCGTTCCCTCCGTCGGTAATTTGCATCGCTACGATCAGGGAAGATGGTTTCTTGGTTGTGGGGATGGGGAAGAAGGATCTCTTCTTTCTAAGATCTATGAGGAGCGGCGTGTGATGGG GTACTCTCCAGAGCAGTTATTTTCGGTGGTTGAAGCTGTTGACCTGTATGAAGACTTTGTGCCATGGTGCCAGCGATCTACGATTATTAAGCGGAATAGTGATGGATCATTTGATGCTGAGCTAGAGATAGGTTTCAAGTTTCTCGTTGAAAGTTATGTTTCTCATGTAGAAATGGAGAAACCAAAGTATCTTAAG ACCACTGCTTCACAAAGCGGGCTTTTTGACCATTTGATCAACATTTGGGAATTTAATCCGGGACCAGTTCCTGGAACTTGTGACCTTTATTTCTTGGTGGATTTTAAGTTTCAGTCACCACTATATCGTCAG GTGGCATCAATGTTTTTTAAGGAAGTAGTCTCCCGACTGGTCACTTCTTTCAGTGATCGTTGTCACAGAATTTATGGTCCTGCCATCCGGGTGCTTGAAACACCTTATGGGCAAACCACTAAGCCTGGTCAGTCATCTTGA
- the LOC135611170 gene encoding YTH domain-containing protein ECT4-like isoform X3 has translation MAAVAPAPLADHLMRKLSLDSKNMSSDASEVTKKPSGVQYGSVNGREAPMVSIPTSERSLTPLLQEHLDTSMFYYPNGHASSFYYGGYDGSATEWEAYPRYVSPDGSEVPPLGVYGDMYHHGYGYASYGPWLGHNSQLYGPQHYQFPATYYQPPTPTPTCVSYTTSQTPSSKGEVSTSAAADLPSIPVDTKADSNVMAQTITNGNDVSATLKPNQRNSLLNQSGSFGKGGLLGGLPSGYQDPRFGFDGMWSPVPWFDGPIFSDGQHKPATTNNISSMTTQIGNTMSTRNQNTRLQPHHMGMHALGPAAPRVANKLYPSNRMYGQNANGFGNHQSYSSSMYNSRMNGRWGMSTDNNNKSRGRGNGFCGYGNENLDGLSELNKGPRAGCFGNQKGFGPNVTIAVRVQSLPANVNVQESVAIPGSGQYNKADFPETYSNAKFFIIKSYSEDDIHKSIKYNIWSSTPHGNKKLDAAYQESKEQTSGCPIFLFFSVNTSGQFVGVAEMIGRVNFNRTFGYWQQDKWIGCFPVKWHIVKDVPNNILKHIILEDNENKPVTNSRDTQEVKLDQGLQLLRLFKDHVSKTSILDDFSFYEDRQKMMQEKRSKLQLLQKKIIDESSVHFDEKDMDGVSRNPGLQKPLEVKNESGQGELALGESAQAERRVALQ, from the exons ATGGCGGCCGTCGCACCTGCTCCTCTTGCTGACC ATCTGATGCGGAAGCTATCGTTGGATTCTAAGAACATGAGTAGCGATGCTTCAGAGGTGACAAAGAAG CCATCTGGGGTTCAGTATGGTTCAGTAAATGGTAGGGAAGCACCAATGGTGTCGATCCCCACGAGCGAGCGGTCTCTGACTCCGCTGCTTCAGGAGCATCTCGATACGAGCATGTTCTACTACCCCAATGGACATGCTTCATCTTTCTACTATGGag GTTATGATGGATCAGCAACTGAGTGGGAGGCTTACCCAAGATACGTTAGTCCTGATGGATCGGAGGTGCCTCCACTT GGAGTTTATGGTGACATGTATCACCATGGATATGGTTATGCTTCTTATGGTCCGTGGTTGGGACACAACAGTCAGTTATATGGACCCCAGCATTACCAGTTTCCGGCTACATATTACCAGCCACCCACACCCACACCCACTTGTGTGTCATACACGACAAGCCAAACTCCTAGTTCTAAAGGGGAAGTATCCACATCTGCTGCTGCTGACCTCCCTTCTATTCCAGTAGACACAAAAGCTGATTCAAATGTGATGGCTCAAACAATAACAAATGGCAATGATGTATCAGCAACACTCAAACCAAACCAACGGAACTCATTGTTGAATCAAAGTGGCTCATTTGGTAAAGGTGGTTTGCTTGGTGGTCTTCCTTCAGGCTACCAGGATCCAAGATTTGGTTTTGATGGTATGTGGTCACCCGTTCCATGGTTTGATGGTCCTATATTTTCTGATGGACAACATAAGCCAGCTACAACTAATAATATTTCTTCTATGACTACACAAATTGGCAACACTATGTCCACAAGAAACCAGAATACCCGCCTCCAGCCTCATCACATG GGAATGCATGCCTTAGGACCAGCAGCTCCTCGTGTGGCGAACAAGCTGTATCCTAGCAACCGGATGTATGGTCAGAATGCTAATGGATTTGGAAATCATCAGAGTTATAGTTCAAGTATGTACAACTCCAGAATGAATGGAAGATGGGGGATGTCTACAGATAACAACAATAAGTCAAGGGGCCGAGGTAATGGATTCTGTGGTTATGGTAATGAGAACTTGGATGGGCTAAGCGAACTCAATAAAGGACCAAGGGCTGGCTGTTTCGGAAACCAGAAGGGGTTTGGACCTAATGTTACCATTGCAGTAAGGGTACAGAGCCTTCCTGCAAACGTAAATGTTCAGGAGTCTGTTGCAATTCCTGGAAGTGGTCAGTACAACAAGGCAGACTTCCCTGAGACATATTCAAATGCTAAGTTTTTCATCATTAAGTCATACAGCGAGGATGATATCCACAAGAGTATTAAGTACAATATCTGGTCTAGCACTCCCCATGGGAACAAGAAGCTTGATGCTGCGTATCAAGAATCTAAAGAGCAGACAAGTGGATGCCCAATCTTTTTGTTTTTCTCT GTGAATACGAGTGGACAATTTGTCGGTGTTGCAGAAATGATAGGACGAGTTAATTTTAACAGAACATTTGGTTACTGGCAGCAGGATAAGTGGATTGGGTGTTTTCCTGTTAAGTGGCATATTGTGAAGGATGTACCTAATAACATCCTGAAGCACATAATATTGGAAGACAATGAGAATAAACCAGTGACAAATAGTAGAGACACTCAGGAG GTGAAGCTAGACCAAGGTCTTCAACTGCTTAGGCTTTTCAAAGATCATGTGAGCAAGACATCCATTTTGgatgatttcagtttctatgAGGACCGCCAGAAGATGATGCAAGAAAAGAGATCCAAGCTACAGCTGCTTCAGAAAAAG ATCATCGATGAAAGCTCGGTGCATTTTGATGAGAAAGATATGGATGGGGTAAGCAGGAACCCTGGACTACAAAAGCCCTTGGAAGTGAAGAATGAATCCGGCCAGGGTGAGCTTGCACTTGGGGAATCAGCACAAGCAGAAAGAAGGGTGGCGCTGCAGTAG
- the LOC135611170 gene encoding YTH domain-containing protein ECT4-like isoform X1, translated as MAAVAPAPLADQTTDLMRKLSLDSKNMSSDASEVTKKPSGVQYGSVNGREAPMVSIPTSERSLTPLLQEHLDTSMFYYPNGHASSFYYGGYDGSATEWEAYPRYVSPDGSEVPPLGVYGDMYHHGYGYASYGPWLGHNSQLYGPQHYQFPATYYQPPTPTPTCVSYTTSQTPSSKGEVSTSAAADLPSIPVDTKADSNVMAQTITNGNDVSATLKPNQRNSLLNQSGSFGKGGLLGGLPSGYQDPRFGFDGMWSPVPWFDGPIFSDGQHKPATTNNISSMTTQIGNTMSTRNQNTRLQPHHMGMHALGPAAPRVANKLYPSNRMYGQNANGFGNHQSYSSSMYNSRMNGRWGMSTDNNNKSRGRGNGFCGYGNENLDGLSELNKGPRAGCFGNQKGFGPNVTIAVRVQSLPANVNVQESVAIPGSGQYNKADFPETYSNAKFFIIKSYSEDDIHKSIKYNIWSSTPHGNKKLDAAYQESKEQTSGCPIFLFFSVNTSGQFVGVAEMIGRVNFNRTFGYWQQDKWIGCFPVKWHIVKDVPNNILKHIILEDNENKPVTNSRDTQEVKLDQGLQLLRLFKDHVSKTSILDDFSFYEDRQKMMQEKRSKLQLLQKKIIDESSVHFDEKDMDGVSRNPGLQKPLEVKNESGQGELALGESAQAERRVALQ; from the exons ATGGCGGCCGTCGCACCTGCTCCTCTTGCTGACC AAACTACAGATCTGATGCGGAAGCTATCGTTGGATTCTAAGAACATGAGTAGCGATGCTTCAGAGGTGACAAAGAAG CCATCTGGGGTTCAGTATGGTTCAGTAAATGGTAGGGAAGCACCAATGGTGTCGATCCCCACGAGCGAGCGGTCTCTGACTCCGCTGCTTCAGGAGCATCTCGATACGAGCATGTTCTACTACCCCAATGGACATGCTTCATCTTTCTACTATGGag GTTATGATGGATCAGCAACTGAGTGGGAGGCTTACCCAAGATACGTTAGTCCTGATGGATCGGAGGTGCCTCCACTT GGAGTTTATGGTGACATGTATCACCATGGATATGGTTATGCTTCTTATGGTCCGTGGTTGGGACACAACAGTCAGTTATATGGACCCCAGCATTACCAGTTTCCGGCTACATATTACCAGCCACCCACACCCACACCCACTTGTGTGTCATACACGACAAGCCAAACTCCTAGTTCTAAAGGGGAAGTATCCACATCTGCTGCTGCTGACCTCCCTTCTATTCCAGTAGACACAAAAGCTGATTCAAATGTGATGGCTCAAACAATAACAAATGGCAATGATGTATCAGCAACACTCAAACCAAACCAACGGAACTCATTGTTGAATCAAAGTGGCTCATTTGGTAAAGGTGGTTTGCTTGGTGGTCTTCCTTCAGGCTACCAGGATCCAAGATTTGGTTTTGATGGTATGTGGTCACCCGTTCCATGGTTTGATGGTCCTATATTTTCTGATGGACAACATAAGCCAGCTACAACTAATAATATTTCTTCTATGACTACACAAATTGGCAACACTATGTCCACAAGAAACCAGAATACCCGCCTCCAGCCTCATCACATG GGAATGCATGCCTTAGGACCAGCAGCTCCTCGTGTGGCGAACAAGCTGTATCCTAGCAACCGGATGTATGGTCAGAATGCTAATGGATTTGGAAATCATCAGAGTTATAGTTCAAGTATGTACAACTCCAGAATGAATGGAAGATGGGGGATGTCTACAGATAACAACAATAAGTCAAGGGGCCGAGGTAATGGATTCTGTGGTTATGGTAATGAGAACTTGGATGGGCTAAGCGAACTCAATAAAGGACCAAGGGCTGGCTGTTTCGGAAACCAGAAGGGGTTTGGACCTAATGTTACCATTGCAGTAAGGGTACAGAGCCTTCCTGCAAACGTAAATGTTCAGGAGTCTGTTGCAATTCCTGGAAGTGGTCAGTACAACAAGGCAGACTTCCCTGAGACATATTCAAATGCTAAGTTTTTCATCATTAAGTCATACAGCGAGGATGATATCCACAAGAGTATTAAGTACAATATCTGGTCTAGCACTCCCCATGGGAACAAGAAGCTTGATGCTGCGTATCAAGAATCTAAAGAGCAGACAAGTGGATGCCCAATCTTTTTGTTTTTCTCT GTGAATACGAGTGGACAATTTGTCGGTGTTGCAGAAATGATAGGACGAGTTAATTTTAACAGAACATTTGGTTACTGGCAGCAGGATAAGTGGATTGGGTGTTTTCCTGTTAAGTGGCATATTGTGAAGGATGTACCTAATAACATCCTGAAGCACATAATATTGGAAGACAATGAGAATAAACCAGTGACAAATAGTAGAGACACTCAGGAG GTGAAGCTAGACCAAGGTCTTCAACTGCTTAGGCTTTTCAAAGATCATGTGAGCAAGACATCCATTTTGgatgatttcagtttctatgAGGACCGCCAGAAGATGATGCAAGAAAAGAGATCCAAGCTACAGCTGCTTCAGAAAAAG ATCATCGATGAAAGCTCGGTGCATTTTGATGAGAAAGATATGGATGGGGTAAGCAGGAACCCTGGACTACAAAAGCCCTTGGAAGTGAAGAATGAATCCGGCCAGGGTGAGCTTGCACTTGGGGAATCAGCACAAGCAGAAAGAAGGGTGGCGCTGCAGTAG
- the LOC135611170 gene encoding YTH domain-containing protein ECT4-like isoform X2 — MLFPMFDHADFSRDLMRKLSLDSKNMSSDASEVTKKPSGVQYGSVNGREAPMVSIPTSERSLTPLLQEHLDTSMFYYPNGHASSFYYGGYDGSATEWEAYPRYVSPDGSEVPPLGVYGDMYHHGYGYASYGPWLGHNSQLYGPQHYQFPATYYQPPTPTPTCVSYTTSQTPSSKGEVSTSAAADLPSIPVDTKADSNVMAQTITNGNDVSATLKPNQRNSLLNQSGSFGKGGLLGGLPSGYQDPRFGFDGMWSPVPWFDGPIFSDGQHKPATTNNISSMTTQIGNTMSTRNQNTRLQPHHMGMHALGPAAPRVANKLYPSNRMYGQNANGFGNHQSYSSSMYNSRMNGRWGMSTDNNNKSRGRGNGFCGYGNENLDGLSELNKGPRAGCFGNQKGFGPNVTIAVRVQSLPANVNVQESVAIPGSGQYNKADFPETYSNAKFFIIKSYSEDDIHKSIKYNIWSSTPHGNKKLDAAYQESKEQTSGCPIFLFFSVNTSGQFVGVAEMIGRVNFNRTFGYWQQDKWIGCFPVKWHIVKDVPNNILKHIILEDNENKPVTNSRDTQEVKLDQGLQLLRLFKDHVSKTSILDDFSFYEDRQKMMQEKRSKLQLLQKKIIDESSVHFDEKDMDGVSRNPGLQKPLEVKNESGQGELALGESAQAERRVALQ; from the exons ATGTTATTTCCGATGTTCGATCATGCTGACTTCTCGAGAG ATCTGATGCGGAAGCTATCGTTGGATTCTAAGAACATGAGTAGCGATGCTTCAGAGGTGACAAAGAAG CCATCTGGGGTTCAGTATGGTTCAGTAAATGGTAGGGAAGCACCAATGGTGTCGATCCCCACGAGCGAGCGGTCTCTGACTCCGCTGCTTCAGGAGCATCTCGATACGAGCATGTTCTACTACCCCAATGGACATGCTTCATCTTTCTACTATGGag GTTATGATGGATCAGCAACTGAGTGGGAGGCTTACCCAAGATACGTTAGTCCTGATGGATCGGAGGTGCCTCCACTT GGAGTTTATGGTGACATGTATCACCATGGATATGGTTATGCTTCTTATGGTCCGTGGTTGGGACACAACAGTCAGTTATATGGACCCCAGCATTACCAGTTTCCGGCTACATATTACCAGCCACCCACACCCACACCCACTTGTGTGTCATACACGACAAGCCAAACTCCTAGTTCTAAAGGGGAAGTATCCACATCTGCTGCTGCTGACCTCCCTTCTATTCCAGTAGACACAAAAGCTGATTCAAATGTGATGGCTCAAACAATAACAAATGGCAATGATGTATCAGCAACACTCAAACCAAACCAACGGAACTCATTGTTGAATCAAAGTGGCTCATTTGGTAAAGGTGGTTTGCTTGGTGGTCTTCCTTCAGGCTACCAGGATCCAAGATTTGGTTTTGATGGTATGTGGTCACCCGTTCCATGGTTTGATGGTCCTATATTTTCTGATGGACAACATAAGCCAGCTACAACTAATAATATTTCTTCTATGACTACACAAATTGGCAACACTATGTCCACAAGAAACCAGAATACCCGCCTCCAGCCTCATCACATG GGAATGCATGCCTTAGGACCAGCAGCTCCTCGTGTGGCGAACAAGCTGTATCCTAGCAACCGGATGTATGGTCAGAATGCTAATGGATTTGGAAATCATCAGAGTTATAGTTCAAGTATGTACAACTCCAGAATGAATGGAAGATGGGGGATGTCTACAGATAACAACAATAAGTCAAGGGGCCGAGGTAATGGATTCTGTGGTTATGGTAATGAGAACTTGGATGGGCTAAGCGAACTCAATAAAGGACCAAGGGCTGGCTGTTTCGGAAACCAGAAGGGGTTTGGACCTAATGTTACCATTGCAGTAAGGGTACAGAGCCTTCCTGCAAACGTAAATGTTCAGGAGTCTGTTGCAATTCCTGGAAGTGGTCAGTACAACAAGGCAGACTTCCCTGAGACATATTCAAATGCTAAGTTTTTCATCATTAAGTCATACAGCGAGGATGATATCCACAAGAGTATTAAGTACAATATCTGGTCTAGCACTCCCCATGGGAACAAGAAGCTTGATGCTGCGTATCAAGAATCTAAAGAGCAGACAAGTGGATGCCCAATCTTTTTGTTTTTCTCT GTGAATACGAGTGGACAATTTGTCGGTGTTGCAGAAATGATAGGACGAGTTAATTTTAACAGAACATTTGGTTACTGGCAGCAGGATAAGTGGATTGGGTGTTTTCCTGTTAAGTGGCATATTGTGAAGGATGTACCTAATAACATCCTGAAGCACATAATATTGGAAGACAATGAGAATAAACCAGTGACAAATAGTAGAGACACTCAGGAG GTGAAGCTAGACCAAGGTCTTCAACTGCTTAGGCTTTTCAAAGATCATGTGAGCAAGACATCCATTTTGgatgatttcagtttctatgAGGACCGCCAGAAGATGATGCAAGAAAAGAGATCCAAGCTACAGCTGCTTCAGAAAAAG ATCATCGATGAAAGCTCGGTGCATTTTGATGAGAAAGATATGGATGGGGTAAGCAGGAACCCTGGACTACAAAAGCCCTTGGAAGTGAAGAATGAATCCGGCCAGGGTGAGCTTGCACTTGGGGAATCAGCACAAGCAGAAAGAAGGGTGGCGCTGCAGTAG
- the LOC135611170 gene encoding YTH domain-containing protein ECT2-like isoform X4, giving the protein MVSIPTSERSLTPLLQEHLDTSMFYYPNGHASSFYYGGYDGSATEWEAYPRYVSPDGSEVPPLGVYGDMYHHGYGYASYGPWLGHNSQLYGPQHYQFPATYYQPPTPTPTCVSYTTSQTPSSKGEVSTSAAADLPSIPVDTKADSNVMAQTITNGNDVSATLKPNQRNSLLNQSGSFGKGGLLGGLPSGYQDPRFGFDGMWSPVPWFDGPIFSDGQHKPATTNNISSMTTQIGNTMSTRNQNTRLQPHHMGMHALGPAAPRVANKLYPSNRMYGQNANGFGNHQSYSSSMYNSRMNGRWGMSTDNNNKSRGRGNGFCGYGNENLDGLSELNKGPRAGCFGNQKGFGPNVTIAVRVQSLPANVNVQESVAIPGSGQYNKADFPETYSNAKFFIIKSYSEDDIHKSIKYNIWSSTPHGNKKLDAAYQESKEQTSGCPIFLFFSVNTSGQFVGVAEMIGRVNFNRTFGYWQQDKWIGCFPVKWHIVKDVPNNILKHIILEDNENKPVTNSRDTQEVKLDQGLQLLRLFKDHVSKTSILDDFSFYEDRQKMMQEKRSKLQLLQKKIIDESSVHFDEKDMDGVSRNPGLQKPLEVKNESGQGELALGESAQAERRVALQ; this is encoded by the exons ATGGTGTCGATCCCCACGAGCGAGCGGTCTCTGACTCCGCTGCTTCAGGAGCATCTCGATACGAGCATGTTCTACTACCCCAATGGACATGCTTCATCTTTCTACTATGGag GTTATGATGGATCAGCAACTGAGTGGGAGGCTTACCCAAGATACGTTAGTCCTGATGGATCGGAGGTGCCTCCACTT GGAGTTTATGGTGACATGTATCACCATGGATATGGTTATGCTTCTTATGGTCCGTGGTTGGGACACAACAGTCAGTTATATGGACCCCAGCATTACCAGTTTCCGGCTACATATTACCAGCCACCCACACCCACACCCACTTGTGTGTCATACACGACAAGCCAAACTCCTAGTTCTAAAGGGGAAGTATCCACATCTGCTGCTGCTGACCTCCCTTCTATTCCAGTAGACACAAAAGCTGATTCAAATGTGATGGCTCAAACAATAACAAATGGCAATGATGTATCAGCAACACTCAAACCAAACCAACGGAACTCATTGTTGAATCAAAGTGGCTCATTTGGTAAAGGTGGTTTGCTTGGTGGTCTTCCTTCAGGCTACCAGGATCCAAGATTTGGTTTTGATGGTATGTGGTCACCCGTTCCATGGTTTGATGGTCCTATATTTTCTGATGGACAACATAAGCCAGCTACAACTAATAATATTTCTTCTATGACTACACAAATTGGCAACACTATGTCCACAAGAAACCAGAATACCCGCCTCCAGCCTCATCACATG GGAATGCATGCCTTAGGACCAGCAGCTCCTCGTGTGGCGAACAAGCTGTATCCTAGCAACCGGATGTATGGTCAGAATGCTAATGGATTTGGAAATCATCAGAGTTATAGTTCAAGTATGTACAACTCCAGAATGAATGGAAGATGGGGGATGTCTACAGATAACAACAATAAGTCAAGGGGCCGAGGTAATGGATTCTGTGGTTATGGTAATGAGAACTTGGATGGGCTAAGCGAACTCAATAAAGGACCAAGGGCTGGCTGTTTCGGAAACCAGAAGGGGTTTGGACCTAATGTTACCATTGCAGTAAGGGTACAGAGCCTTCCTGCAAACGTAAATGTTCAGGAGTCTGTTGCAATTCCTGGAAGTGGTCAGTACAACAAGGCAGACTTCCCTGAGACATATTCAAATGCTAAGTTTTTCATCATTAAGTCATACAGCGAGGATGATATCCACAAGAGTATTAAGTACAATATCTGGTCTAGCACTCCCCATGGGAACAAGAAGCTTGATGCTGCGTATCAAGAATCTAAAGAGCAGACAAGTGGATGCCCAATCTTTTTGTTTTTCTCT GTGAATACGAGTGGACAATTTGTCGGTGTTGCAGAAATGATAGGACGAGTTAATTTTAACAGAACATTTGGTTACTGGCAGCAGGATAAGTGGATTGGGTGTTTTCCTGTTAAGTGGCATATTGTGAAGGATGTACCTAATAACATCCTGAAGCACATAATATTGGAAGACAATGAGAATAAACCAGTGACAAATAGTAGAGACACTCAGGAG GTGAAGCTAGACCAAGGTCTTCAACTGCTTAGGCTTTTCAAAGATCATGTGAGCAAGACATCCATTTTGgatgatttcagtttctatgAGGACCGCCAGAAGATGATGCAAGAAAAGAGATCCAAGCTACAGCTGCTTCAGAAAAAG ATCATCGATGAAAGCTCGGTGCATTTTGATGAGAAAGATATGGATGGGGTAAGCAGGAACCCTGGACTACAAAAGCCCTTGGAAGTGAAGAATGAATCCGGCCAGGGTGAGCTTGCACTTGGGGAATCAGCACAAGCAGAAAGAAGGGTGGCGCTGCAGTAG